A genomic window from Pungitius pungitius chromosome 12, fPunPun2.1, whole genome shotgun sequence includes:
- the zc3h7a gene encoding zinc finger CCCH domain-containing protein 7A gives MSEVCQDRRSRWQDIQKGLQFIQSTLPFPGSQDHYEVFIKELVWNLFGEGNDVFREGEWTKSIEMYTEALSIAEYADSEDICVPTSLLEKLYANRAAAYLNIVPGLYDQALEDCEKALRLNEGNYRALYRKARSLKEMGRHQEAYEAVAKCSLAVPQDTSVTELTQDLAKILGLKIRKAYVRSKPALNVLRASSYQDASCDKFSHGSSSVEDIEIEVPRLTQESSVLAAAPIQAPVLPPLNEAIVDELPPTNSIVSSVTPSEPAGGYELASAPSPSPLPVPSFVNGCRTGQPCAMLEAGQDFDADIIGDDLDDLLDQAGPESAMVIPTMKGPLPLPTSIPSGSPMSNPFLMPPHINPFLHGAAQLCTVTLPPLYHKSGSNTYFGMDSFNALPPALDSLDSLNISDYKTDYAQSPFLQQLNNNNNDSPMGMAVGMPEVKGLPAAVDLDLAKNPLADTHEFKQACAKCYVKTGPGVLDYTLHTEEHKCKKDALLSRIKHSADKKWKLIRPRPTKTQYVGPYYICKEVAVGEECLYPGHCTFAYCQEEIDVWTLERKGFISRELLFDPFGPNSNIRLTVPKILQEHRGIFMFLCGVCFDHKPRIISKTNKDDFSLCSHPVTKHVFEEHKCLVHILKESTVRYSKIRPLGPPCQLDLCRHEVRYGCVREDDCFYAHSLIELKVWMLQHELGITHESIVQEAKKFLSAATLLQGAQPLSSPPRKFGPPNMKMMFVCGQCWRNGQLSEADKNKKYCSAKARHTWAKDRRVVLVSSHERKKWTTVRPLPTKKPIPSQFEICMHVTAGKKCQYIGNCTFAHSQEERDLWTYMRENNIPDMDQLYEQWLQSQKPGWGDETPSNSVRENGKQIHMPTDYAEEVAGNHCWLCGKNCNSEKQWQQHITSEKHRDRVFNSEDDQNCWQYRFPTGTFRVCERFLKNTCTEDESCKMAHGDQELKEWKERREFLLMKLAKARKDHLIAPNDNDFGKYSFLLKDVI, from the exons GTCAACCCTTCCTTTCCCGGGAAGTCAAGATCATTATGAG GTTTTCATCAAGGAACTTGTGTGGAATCTCTTTGGAGAAGGAAACGACGTGTTTAGAGAAGGCGAATGGACGAAGTCCATCGAGATGTATACCGAGGCCTTGAGTATAGCGGAATATGCTGACTCGGAAGACATCTGCGTTCCAACAAGTTTACTGGAAAAGCTGTATGCAAACCGAGCTGCCGCGTACTTGAACATAGTCCCG gGACTGTATGACCAAGCGTTAGAAGACTGTGAAAAGGCTCTCCGCTTGAACGAGGGGAACTACAGAGCGCTGTACAGAAAAGCCCGATCCTTGAAGGAGATGGGGAGACATCAAGAGGCCTACGAGGCTGTTGCCAAATGCTCACTAGCGGTGCCTCAG GATACTAGTGTCACAGAACTGACTCAGGACCTTGCCAAAATTTTGGGATTGAAAATCCGTAAAGCTTATGTAAGGAGTAAG CCTGCCTTGAATGTTTTGCGAGCGTCGAGTTATCAAGACGCGTCATGTGATAAG TTTTCCCATGGTTCGTCTTCAGTTGAAGATATAGAGATCG AAGTGCCTCGGCTGACCCAGGAAAGCAGCGTTTTGGCTGCGGCTCCAATCCAAGCCCCCGTGCTCCCGCCTTTAAACGAAGCAATAGTGGACGAGCTCCCGCCCACCAACAGCATCGTGTCCTCCGTGACCCCCTCGGAGCCGGCGGGGGGCTACGAGTTGGCGTCCGCGCCCTCGCCGTCCCCTCTCCCCGTGCCTTCCTTCGTCAACGGGTGCCGCACCGGTCAACCCTGCGCCATGCTGGAGGCCGGCCAAGACTTCGACGCGGACATCATCGGGGACGACCTGGACGACCTGCTGGACCAAGCCGGCCCCGAGTCGGCCATG gTCATACCCACCATGAAGGGGCCGTTGCCCCTGCCGACCAGCATCCCCTCGGGGAGCCCCATGTCGAATCCCTTCCTGATGCCGCCGCACATCAACCCGTTCCTCCACGGCGCCGCCCAGCTGTGCACCGTCACCCTGCCCCCGCTGTACCACAAGTCGGGGTCCAACACGTATTTTGGAATGGACTCTTTCAACGCCCTCCCCCCGGCCCTGGACTCCCTGGATAGTCTCAACATTAGCGACTATAAAACAG ATTACGCTCAGAGTCCGTTCCTTCAGCAG ctaaacaacaacaacaacgacagcCCCATGGGAATGGCGGTGGGAATGCCTGAGGTGAAGGGACTGCCCGCCGCCGTGGATTTGGATTTAGCGAAGAACCCCTTAGCCGACACGCATGAATTCAAGCAGGCGTGTGCGAAGTGCTACGTCAAAACTG GTCCCGGAGTGCTGGATTACACGCTTCACACAGAGGAGCATAAATGCAAAAAGGACGCTTTACTCAGCAGAATCAAGCACTCGGCAGACAAAAAGTGGAAGCTCATCCGGCCGAGACCCACAAAAACCCAATATGTTGGACCTTATTACATTTGTAAAG agGTGGCTGTTGGGGAGGAGTGCCTGTACCCGGGCCACTGCACGTTCGCATACTGCCAGGAGGAGATTGATGTTTGGACTCTGGAGCGTAAAGGGTTCATCTCCAGAGAGCTGCTCTTCGACCCTTTCGGGCCCAACTCCAACATCCGCTTGACCGTCCCCAAGATCTTACAGGAGCATCGTGGGATATTCATGTTTCTCTGTGGA gtGTGCTTTGACCACAAACCCAGAATAATCAGCAAAACCAACAAAGACGACTTTTCACTTTGCTCTCATCCGGTGACAAAGCACGTCTTTGAGGAACATAA GTGCCTGGTCCACATTTTGAAGGAGAGCACGGTCCGATATTCCAAAATCCGGCCCCTGGGTCCTCCGTGCCAGCTGGACCTCTGCCGCCACGAAGTCCGCTACGGCTGCGTGAGGGAGGACGACTGCTTCTACGCACACAGCCTCATCGAGCTGAAGGTGTGGATGCTGCAGCACGAGCTCG GTATCACTCATGAAAGCATCGTCCAAGAGGCCAAGAAGTTTTTGAGTGCAGCCACGTTGCTGCAGGGAGCCCAG CCGCTATCCAGCCCACCGAGGAAGTTCGGGCCTCCGAATATGAAgatgatgtttgtttgtggcCAGTGCTGGAGGAACGGCCAACTCAGCGAAGCCGACAAAAACAAGAAGTATTGCTCGGCCAAGGCGAGACACAC GTGGGCTAAAGACCGGAGGGTGGTGCTCGTAAGTTCCCACGAAAGGAAAAAGTGGACAACAGTAAGACCGCTTCCGACCAAAAAGCCCATCCCGTCTCAATTCGAG ATCTGCATGCATGTAACCGCTGGCAAGAAGTGTCAGTACATTGGGAATTGCACATTTGCTCACAGTCAAGAAGAAAGAGACCTTTGGACGTACATGAGGGAAAACAACA TTCCAGACATGGATCAGCTTTATGAGCAGTGGCTCCAGTCTCAGAAGCCTGGCTGGGGGGACGAGACCCCCAGCAACTCTGTCAGAGAGAACGGCAAACAGATCCACATGCCGACCGACTACGCCGAGGAAGTG GCCGGCAATCACTGCTGGCTGTGCGGGAAGAACTGTAACAGCGAgaagcagtggcagcagcacaTCACCTCGGAGAAGCACAGGGACCGCGTATTCAACTCCGAGGACGATCAGAACTGCTGGCAGTACCGCTTTCCCACGGGCACCTTCAGAGTCTGCGAGAG GTTCCTCAAGAACACGTGCACCGAGGACGAGTCGTGTAAGATGGCCCACGGGGACCAGGAGCTGAAGGAGTGGAAGGAGCGCCGGGAATTCCTTTTGATGAAACTGGCCAAAGCCCGGAAAGACCATCTTATAGCACCAAATGACAATGACTTTGGAAAATACAGTTTTCTGCTTAAAGACGTTATCTAA
- the rmi2 gene encoding recQ-mediated genome instability protein 2 — MSEAAEGTRPPPVKVLSGQLRTAERRGPAGGGGGDGFVIRPGTARSLPVSLVWMQGTVVEVRPEGNGVTLVDETGTFAVKGVHNVPRGKPCLSQGKYVMVMGVITAVSPEPAIHAVKMADLSALSGLHRRMWKLEVEELQRVLA; from the exons ATGAGTGAAGCGGCGGAGGGGACGCGCCCCCCGCCCGTCAAGGTGCTGTCCGGCCAGCTGAGGACGGCGGAGCGCCGGGGaccggccggcggcggcggcggggacggCTTCGTCATCAGGCCGGGCACGGCTCGCTCTCTGCCGGTCTCCCTGGTGTGGATGCAGGGCACCGTCGTGGAGGTCCGGCCGGAGGGAAACGGCGTGACGCTGGTGGACGAGACGGGGACGTTCGCCGTGAAGGGCGTCCACAACGTCCCGAGGGGGAAGCCGTGTTTGTcccaag GTaaatacgtcatggtgatgggCGTCATCACGGCCGTCTCCCCGGAGCCGGCGATCCACGCCGTGAAGATGGCTGACCTCTCGGCGCTCTCGGGGCTCCACAGAAGGATGTGgaagctggaggtggaggagctgcagcgggTGCTGGCCTGA
- the ubfd1 gene encoding ubiquitin domain-containing protein UBFD1 isoform X1, producing MATQAGSEEVLMETEAKPKEAEPLCEDAEGGDAETTTRTDAADATSQDSSISNGDDADDGRETVDLKIIWNKNKYDLKIPVDNTGAQLKERIHSLTGLPPAMQKVMYKGLLPEDKTLREIKITNGAKIMVVGSTINDVLAVNTPKDVIQQEVKAEENKKEPLCRQKQHRKVLDKGKPDDIMASVKGTKERLPTVPLSGMFNKSGGKVRLTFKLEQDQLWIGTKERTEKVPMGSIKNVVTEPIEGHEDYYMMAFQLGPTEASQYWVYWVPAQFVDAIKDTVLGKWQYF from the exons ATGGCGACCCAGGCTG gaagtgaaGAAGTCCTGATGGAAACTGAGGCGAAGCCAAAAGAAGCTGAACCGCTCTGCGAGGACGCCGAAGGAGGCGACGCGGAAACTACGACTCGCACGGACGCCGCAGACGCCACATCTCAGGACTCTAGCATTAGCAATGGAGACGACGCAGACGACGGGCGGGAGACGGTGGACTTGAAGATTATCTGGAACAAGAACAAATACGATCTGAAAATTCCCGTTGACAACACCGGAGCCCAACTAAAAGAGAGGATCCACTCACTCACTG GTCTTCCACCTGCTATGCAGAAAGTCATGTACAAAGGATTGCTTCCAGAGGACAAAACGCTACGTGAAATAAAGATTACGAACGGTGCAAAAATAATGGTGGTAGGATCCACAATAAATGATGTATTAGCTGTGAATACACCCAAAGATGTCATCCAGCAGGAAGTCAAAGCTGAAGAAAACAAGAAGGAGCCTTTATGCAGGCAAAAG CAACACAGGAAGGTTCTGGACAAAGGTAAACCAGATGACATCATGGCGTCTGTTAAAGGAACAAAG GAGCGACTACCGACGGTGCCTTTATCCGGAATGTTCAACAAGTCCGGAGGGAAAGTTAGACTCACGTTCAAGCTGGAGCAGGATCAGCTGTGGATCGGAACGAAGG AGAGAACCGAGAAAGTCCCAATGGGCTCCATCAAAAACGTAGTGACTGAACCCATCGAAGGCCACGAGGACTATTACATGATG GCTTTTCAGCTGGGTCCGACTGAAGCGTCTCAATATTGGGTCTACTGGGTGCCTGCACAGTTTGTCGATGCAATCAAAGACACAGTCCTTGGGAAATGGCAGTATTTctaa
- the ubfd1 gene encoding ubiquitin domain-containing protein UBFD1 isoform X2, translating into METEAKPKEAEPLCEDAEGGDAETTTRTDAADATSQDSSISNGDDADDGRETVDLKIIWNKNKYDLKIPVDNTGAQLKERIHSLTGLPPAMQKVMYKGLLPEDKTLREIKITNGAKIMVVGSTINDVLAVNTPKDVIQQEVKAEENKKEPLCRQKQHRKVLDKGKPDDIMASVKGTKERLPTVPLSGMFNKSGGKVRLTFKLEQDQLWIGTKERTEKVPMGSIKNVVTEPIEGHEDYYMMAFQLGPTEASQYWVYWVPAQFVDAIKDTVLGKWQYF; encoded by the exons ATGGAAACTGAGGCGAAGCCAAAAGAAGCTGAACCGCTCTGCGAGGACGCCGAAGGAGGCGACGCGGAAACTACGACTCGCACGGACGCCGCAGACGCCACATCTCAGGACTCTAGCATTAGCAATGGAGACGACGCAGACGACGGGCGGGAGACGGTGGACTTGAAGATTATCTGGAACAAGAACAAATACGATCTGAAAATTCCCGTTGACAACACCGGAGCCCAACTAAAAGAGAGGATCCACTCACTCACTG GTCTTCCACCTGCTATGCAGAAAGTCATGTACAAAGGATTGCTTCCAGAGGACAAAACGCTACGTGAAATAAAGATTACGAACGGTGCAAAAATAATGGTGGTAGGATCCACAATAAATGATGTATTAGCTGTGAATACACCCAAAGATGTCATCCAGCAGGAAGTCAAAGCTGAAGAAAACAAGAAGGAGCCTTTATGCAGGCAAAAG CAACACAGGAAGGTTCTGGACAAAGGTAAACCAGATGACATCATGGCGTCTGTTAAAGGAACAAAG GAGCGACTACCGACGGTGCCTTTATCCGGAATGTTCAACAAGTCCGGAGGGAAAGTTAGACTCACGTTCAAGCTGGAGCAGGATCAGCTGTGGATCGGAACGAAGG AGAGAACCGAGAAAGTCCCAATGGGCTCCATCAAAAACGTAGTGACTGAACCCATCGAAGGCCACGAGGACTATTACATGATG GCTTTTCAGCTGGGTCCGACTGAAGCGTCTCAATATTGGGTCTACTGGGTGCCTGCACAGTTTGTCGATGCAATCAAAGACACAGTCCTTGGGAAATGGCAGTATTTctaa
- the LOC119220236 gene encoding UNC93-like protein MFSD11 translates to MADRRTFNVVILGVGFLFIFTAFTTCGNVEQTVVKSLRNVTLGGTGYHSLGIIYGVFSFANLLAPAVVAVIGPRVTMILSGLLYSGYVAVFIIPSTWSFYLTSVLLGVGAALLWTAQGHFLVENSEASTINRNTGMFWALLQCSMLFGNLYIYLDWNGKTEISDSSRKNLFLSLLVASALGTLSFLALRRSRGDEDELLSEEEGQSLLSTRVIYEHRANAAMREAKSEFKTILQLLRTPTILLLSPCMAYSGLELSFYSGVYGTCIGATAQFGDAARGLIGISGIVVGVGEIVGGGLFGLLCTNNRFRRTSVVFLGMVVHFVAVYLIFLNIPDDAPVVFATATRGKPFLTPSVSVALLCSFLLGLGDSCFNTQLYSILGFVYAEHSAPAFAIFKFIQSVFAAVAFFYSGYLLLKWQLLLMVALGFAGTLCFFAVERTQSFSADLQEY, encoded by the exons ATGGCAGACAGGAGGACTTTCAACGTGGTGATTCTGGGTGTTggatttctgttcatttttacCGCCTTTACCACCTGTGGCAACGTTGAA CAAACTGTAGTGAAAAGCCTGCGGAATGTGACCTTGGGCGGGACCGGGTACCACAG cctGGGGATCATCTATGGAGTCTTTTCCTTCGCCAATTTACTGGCCCCAGCCGTGGTGGCGGTAATTGGACCGAGGGTCACCATGATTCTGAGCGGCCTGCTTTACAG TGGGTACGTCGCCGTGTTCATCATCCCTTCCACGTGGTCCTTTTATCTGACCTCCGTGCTCCTCGGCGTGGGAGCCGCCC tgctGTGGACAGCTCAAGGACACTTCCTGGTGGAGAACTCGGAGGCCTCCACCATCAACAGGAACACGGGGATGTTCTGGGCCCTCCTGCAGTGCAG catgTTGTTTGGCAATCTTTACATTTATTTGGACTGGAATGGAAAGACGGAGATATCAG acagcagcaggaagaaccTGTTCCTGTCGCTGCTGGTGGCCTCGGCGCTCGGCACACTCAGCTTCCTCGCGCTGAGGAGGAGCCGCGGAGACGAAGACGAGCTGCTCTCCGAAGAGGAAGGGCAGTCGCTGCTCTCCACCCGCGTGAT ATACGAGCACAGAGCCAACGCTGCCATGCGGGAGGCCAAGTCCGAGTTCA AAAccatcctgcagctgctgaggaCGCCGACCATCCTGCTGCTGAGTCCCTGCATGGCGTACAGCG gcCTGGAGCTGTCGTTCTACAGCGGCGTGTACGGGACCTGCATCGGAGCCACGGCGCAGTTCGGGGACGCGGCCAGAGGCCTGATCGGGATCTCCGGCATCGTGGTGGGCGTCGGGGAAATTGTGG GCGGGGGCCTGTTCGGGTTGCTGTGCACCAACAACCGCTTCAGACGGACCTCGGTGGTGTTCCTGGGGATGGTCGTCCACTTCGTCGCCGTCTACCTGATCTTCCTCAACATCCCGGACGACGCCCCCGTGGTGTTCGCCACCGCCACCCGAGGCAAACCGTTCCTGACTCCCAG CGTGTCCGTCGCCCTGCTGTGCAGCTTCCTGCTGGGACTCGGGGACAGCTGCTTCAACACGCAGCTCTACAGCATCCTGGGCTTCGTCTACGCCGAGCACAGCGCGCCCGCCTTCGCCATCTTCAAGTTCATCCAG TCTGTGTTCGCAGCGGTGGCGTTCTTCTACAGCGGCTACCTCCTGCTCAAGTGGCAGCTCCTGCTGATGGTGGCGCTGGGCTTCGCCGGGACGCTGTGCTTCTTCGCCGTGGAGCGGACGCAGAGCTTCTCTGCAGACTTACAGGAGTATTAA
- the kdm8 gene encoding lysine-specific demethylase 8, producing the protein MPLCCRSARDGRRRVVTAGHVVRTAQTRPSSSMASLWSKISAALPRDEEQLPLRFSDKVEASVVEMLRRSRRLLYNDDDDDAAAGRMLSAQIVLDVSWERLNAGTWRHVDKEWRRVYSYGCLFKAAALCRHGPSADQVLQAVRTCDMGLLMGAAIMDDILQVVVGILQGEVRRSTELEKEGGGAEVKRKKMECPRVPVIREEAAVPRVKCPSLESFSANYLLPLKPVVLEGTIEHWPALNRRPWSLEYLRDVAGCRTVPVEVGSRYTDEEWSQTLLTLNDFIDRHVVKEEGAEGPGYLAQHQLFDQIPELKEDIRLPDYCCLGEGDEDDITVNAWFGPGGTVSPLHQDPQQNFLAQVVGSKYIRLYSPEDTDKLYPHPSPLLHNTSQVEVENPDAGRFPEFAGAPYAECVLRPGDVLFIPVRHWHYVRSLELSFSVSFWWS; encoded by the exons ATGCCGCTCTGCTGTCGGTCCGCTCGTGACGGAAGGCGTCGCGTTGTCACGGCTGGACACGTCGTGAGAACAG cgcaGACACGCCCCTCCTCGTCGATGGCCTCGCTGTGGTCCAAGATCTCCGCGGCCCTGCCGCGTGACGAGGAGCAGCTTCCGCTGCGGTTCAGCGACAAAGTGGAGGCGAGCGTGGTGGAAATGCTGAGGAGGTCTCGGCGGCTGCTTtacaacgacgacgacgacgacgccgccgcCGGCCGGATGCTGAGCGCTCAGATCGTCCTGGACGTCTCGTGGGAGAGGCTCAACGCGGGGACGTGGCGTCACGTGGACAAAGAGTGGAGGCGCGTCTATTCCTACGGCTGCCTGTTCAAGGCGGCGGCTCTGTGTCGCCACGGCCCCTCGGCGGACCAGGTCCTGCAGGCCGTGAGGACTTGTGACATGGGCCTGCTCATGGGCGCGGCCATCATGGACGACATACTGCAGGTTGTGGTTGGGATTCTCCAAGGGGAAGTCAGGAGGTCCACCGAGCTCGAGAAGGAGGGCGGAGGCGCCGAGGTCAAG AGAAAGAAGATGGAATGCCCACGTGTCCCTGTGATCAGAGAGGAGGCCGCGGTTCCCCGGGTCAAGTGTCCTTCATTGGAGAGCTTCAGCGCCAACTACCTGCTGCCCCTCAAACCGGTGGTGTTGGAGGGGACCATCGAGCACTGGCCCGCCCTCAACCGACGCCCCTGGAG CCTCGAATACCTGCGGGACGTCGCCGGGTGCCGGACGGTCCCCGTCGAGGTGGGGTCCAGGTACACGGACGAGGAATGGTCCCAGACGCTGCTCACGCTCAACGACTTCATTGATCGGCACGTGGTGAAGGAA GAGGGAGCCGAAGGTCCGGGTTATCTCGCTCAGCACCAGCTTTTCGATCAG ATACCAGAGCTGAAGGAAGACATCCGCCTCCCCGATTACTGCTGCCTGGGCGAAGGAGACGAGGACGACATCACCGTCAACGCCTGGTTTGGACCCGGAGGGACGGTGTCCCCCCTCCACCAGGACCCTCAGCAGAACTTCCTGGCTCAG GTGGTGGGAAGCAAATACATCCGCCTTTATTCCCCAGAGGACACGGACAAGCTGTACCCTCATCCATCACCGCTCCTTCACAACACCAGTCAG gtggaggtggagaacCCGGACGCCGGGCGCTTCCCGGAGTTCGCCGGCGCTCCGTATGCCGAGTGCGTGCTGCGGCCCGGAGACGTGCTCTTCATCCCCGTCCGGCACTGGCACTACGTGCGCTCCCTGGAGCTCAGCTTCTCCGTCAGCTTCTGGTGgtcgtga